From the uncultured Trichococcus sp. genome, one window contains:
- a CDS encoding HD domain-containing protein, protein MRNEIIIEDVKHIIADKLRNEATGHDWWHTLRVYNTSMDIAEAEGKGDHLVIGLAALLHDVADHKFGYTDDDREAIITDILRPFELNDSVIEQVIYIVNNLSFKGGKNKHVLETLEGRIVQDADRLDAIGAIGIARAFAYGGHKDRPLYDPEHSGDPDSDTIGHFHEKLLLLKDGMHTEAGKEKALARHERMEQFLKDFHSEWEGH, encoded by the coding sequence ATGCGCAATGAAATCATTATCGAAGATGTGAAACACATCATCGCGGACAAACTGAGGAACGAAGCTACGGGGCACGATTGGTGGCATACGCTACGGGTTTATAATACATCCATGGACATCGCCGAAGCAGAAGGCAAAGGTGATCACCTTGTCATCGGCTTGGCGGCCCTATTGCACGATGTAGCCGACCATAAATTCGGCTACACTGATGACGACCGCGAAGCCATCATCACCGACATCCTCAGGCCTTTCGAACTGAACGACTCCGTCATCGAGCAGGTCATCTATATCGTGAACAACCTTTCCTTCAAAGGAGGGAAAAACAAGCATGTGCTGGAAACGCTCGAAGGCCGGATCGTTCAGGACGCTGACCGTCTGGATGCCATCGGTGCGATCGGCATCGCCCGCGCTTTCGCTTACGGAGGGCATAAAGACCGGCCGCTTTACGATCCCGAACACAGCGGCGATCCGGACAGCGATACGATCGGCCACTTCCACGAAAAGCTGCTCCTTTTGAAGGACGGCATGCACACGGAAGCAGGCAAGGAAAAGGCGCTCGCCCGCCACGAGCGGATGGAACAATTCCTGAAGGATTTCCATTCCGAGTGGGAAGGCCACTGA
- a CDS encoding acetyl-CoA C-acetyltransferase, translating to MEEVVIVSAARTPIGSFGGSLKNCTAVDLGKTATEAALNRAGLSPEEVDSVIFGNVLQAGIGQNTARQIAVTAGIPYEKTAMTINEVCGSGLKAIILASQAIRLGDARTIVVGGTESMSQAPYLLPNQRWGSKLGDINAIDSLVHDGLMDAFDQQHMGITAETVAERFQVSREEQDAFALRSQQKAAHAQDAGYFKQEIAPVILTDRKNQQTVVAEDEYIRKDATMESLGKLRPAFQKNGTVTAGNASGINDGAAALVLMPKSEAEAKGIPYLATIKGYAETGIDPTIMGYAPYYAIKQVLKKTGLHTDDIDLFELNEAFASQSIAVTRDLGLPEEKVNISGGAIALGHPIGASGSRILVTLLHALERTDTKIGLASLCIGGGMGIAMIVERP from the coding sequence ATGGAAGAAGTCGTAATCGTCAGTGCTGCCAGAACCCCCATCGGTTCATTCGGAGGCAGCCTCAAAAATTGTACTGCAGTGGATTTGGGGAAAACGGCAACTGAAGCTGCGCTGAATCGTGCCGGCTTATCCCCTGAAGAAGTCGATTCCGTCATTTTCGGAAACGTCCTGCAGGCAGGCATCGGCCAGAACACGGCTCGGCAGATCGCAGTCACTGCTGGGATCCCCTATGAAAAAACAGCCATGACGATCAACGAAGTCTGCGGCTCCGGATTGAAAGCGATCATCCTCGCGAGCCAAGCCATCCGTCTGGGCGATGCCAGAACAATAGTCGTCGGAGGAACCGAAAGCATGTCGCAAGCCCCCTATCTTTTGCCGAACCAACGCTGGGGAAGCAAACTCGGCGATATCAACGCTATCGACAGCCTCGTGCACGATGGTCTGATGGATGCGTTTGATCAGCAGCACATGGGCATCACCGCCGAAACGGTGGCGGAAAGATTCCAAGTGAGCCGCGAAGAGCAGGACGCTTTCGCGTTGCGTTCGCAACAGAAGGCAGCCCACGCGCAGGATGCGGGCTACTTCAAGCAAGAAATCGCACCTGTCATCCTCACGGACCGCAAGAACCAACAAACGGTCGTGGCCGAAGATGAATATATCCGCAAAGATGCCACCATGGAGAGCTTGGGCAAATTAAGACCAGCCTTCCAAAAGAACGGCACGGTGACCGCCGGGAACGCATCCGGGATCAACGACGGAGCGGCCGCCTTGGTGCTGATGCCGAAGTCGGAGGCCGAAGCGAAAGGCATCCCTTACCTGGCCACGATCAAAGGCTATGCCGAAACCGGGATCGATCCTACCATCATGGGCTACGCGCCATACTATGCCATCAAGCAAGTTTTGAAAAAAACCGGGCTGCATACAGATGATATCGATCTTTTCGAATTGAACGAAGCGTTCGCCTCCCAGAGCATCGCCGTAACCAGGGATTTGGGCTTACCCGAAGAAAAAGTCAACATCAGCGGCGGCGCCATTGCCCTGGGCCATCCCATCGGCGCATCCGGATCGCGGATTTTGGTGACGTTGCTGCATGCACTTGAACGCACCGATACGAAGATCGGCCTCGCCTCTCTTTGCATCGGTGGCGGAATGGGCATCGCCATGATTGTGGAGCGTCCTTGA
- a CDS encoding hydroxymethylglutaryl-CoA reductase, degradative, whose product MEHKMESKYLQKFYDKTPAERITALQSAGVLDEEATAKLQEGLTLPQEIADNMIENQLSTYELPYGVALNFLIDGKEYAVPMAIEEPSVIAAASAGAKIIAKAGGFRTMIQKRLMIGQVAMKNITDSSVAEQLILSHQDEILKVANAAHPSIVKRGGGARRVSVRCLAADAGEGIPAFLVVHLHVETLEAMGANIINTMMEGVIPYLESLTGGEALMGILSNYATDCLATAECRIPAALLAKGAFSGEEVRDRLIEAYQFSYVDPYRAVTNNKGIMNGIDAIVLASGNDWRAISAGAHAYASRSGQYRSLTTWKKAENGDLLGSLTLPLPVGAVGGSINFHPAAKMTKEILGYCSASELESIIVSVGLAQNFSAIKALVTEGIQKGHMGLHSRSLAISAGAAGDEIEQLSERLKGEKNMNLATAQALLAQIRKR is encoded by the coding sequence ATGGAGCATAAAATGGAATCCAAATATCTTCAGAAATTTTACGATAAAACCCCAGCCGAAAGGATCACTGCCTTACAGTCGGCCGGCGTACTGGATGAAGAAGCTACAGCAAAGCTTCAGGAAGGATTAACGTTACCGCAGGAAATCGCCGACAACATGATCGAAAACCAATTGAGCACTTACGAGTTGCCATACGGTGTCGCCTTGAACTTTCTGATTGACGGAAAAGAGTATGCCGTCCCGATGGCCATCGAAGAGCCTTCCGTCATCGCTGCGGCCAGCGCCGGCGCGAAAATCATCGCCAAGGCGGGCGGATTCCGTACGATGATCCAGAAACGGCTCATGATCGGCCAAGTAGCCATGAAAAACATCACGGACAGCAGTGTTGCCGAACAGCTGATCCTTTCGCATCAGGATGAGATCCTGAAGGTGGCCAATGCTGCCCACCCTTCCATCGTGAAGCGTGGCGGCGGTGCTCGTCGCGTCAGCGTAAGGTGTTTGGCTGCCGATGCTGGCGAAGGGATACCGGCGTTCCTTGTCGTCCATCTCCATGTCGAAACGTTGGAGGCGATGGGGGCCAACATCATCAATACGATGATGGAAGGCGTCATCCCTTACCTGGAGAGTTTGACCGGCGGCGAAGCTTTGATGGGAATCCTGTCCAATTACGCGACCGACTGCTTGGCTACCGCCGAATGCCGGATCCCGGCCGCACTTCTGGCCAAAGGCGCGTTCTCCGGTGAAGAAGTACGCGACCGGCTGATTGAAGCTTATCAGTTTTCCTACGTCGACCCTTATCGCGCCGTCACCAACAATAAGGGCATCATGAACGGCATCGACGCCATCGTGCTGGCATCCGGAAACGATTGGCGCGCCATTTCCGCCGGGGCGCACGCCTATGCCTCCCGCAGCGGACAGTACCGTTCGCTGACAACCTGGAAAAAAGCGGAAAACGGGGATCTGCTCGGAAGCCTTACCCTGCCATTGCCGGTCGGAGCTGTGGGCGGGTCCATCAACTTCCACCCTGCCGCTAAGATGACGAAGGAAATCCTCGGTTACTGTTCAGCTTCCGAACTGGAGTCCATCATCGTTTCGGTCGGGTTGGCACAGAACTTTTCCGCCATCAAAGCGCTGGTGACGGAAGGCATCCAAAAAGGACATATGGGCCTGCATTCGCGTTCACTGGCTATCAGCGCAGGCGCGGCCGGAGATGAAATCGAACAGCTATCCGAACGGTTGAAGGGGGAAAAAAATATGAATCTGGCGACGGCGCAAGCACTTTTGGCGCAAATCCGCAAAAGGTGA
- a CDS encoding hydroxymethylglutaryl-CoA synthase — protein sequence MKIGIDKIGFYAPHFFVDMEKLAEARGVDPAKYTIGIGQEKMAVAPITQDAVTLAANAALRIVDEDDLAKIDLVIFGTESGIDNSKSGAVYVHDLLGIQEHARCIELKQACYGATAGIQLAKGHVALNPESRVLVLGSDISRYGIGTAGEVTQGAGAVAMIISADPRILALENESSYLTADVMDFWRPIYSETAFVDGKYSNEQYISFFVNVWEDFKAKYGATLADFEAICFHLPYTKMGMKALREVLDEGSEADRERLLAHYRTSTIYNRIVGNIYTGSLYLSLLSLLELSDDLKAGDKIGLFSYGSGAVGEFFSATLQDGFKEALAAAEHGKMFAGREEVTVKEYEEIFSRVLPVDGSSIELDVDTDPATICIEGMDYNKRIYLNKTR from the coding sequence GTGAAGATTGGGATAGATAAGATTGGCTTTTATGCGCCGCACTTCTTTGTGGATATGGAAAAATTGGCGGAGGCCAGAGGAGTGGATCCGGCCAAGTATACGATCGGCATCGGGCAAGAAAAGATGGCTGTCGCGCCCATAACGCAGGACGCCGTTACACTCGCCGCGAATGCCGCTTTACGGATCGTTGATGAGGATGATCTGGCGAAAATAGACCTGGTCATTTTCGGAACGGAATCCGGAATCGACAATTCGAAATCAGGGGCCGTCTACGTACACGACCTGCTTGGGATCCAAGAACATGCCCGTTGCATCGAATTGAAGCAGGCTTGCTACGGAGCGACTGCCGGCATCCAATTAGCGAAAGGGCATGTCGCTCTGAATCCGGAAAGCCGGGTATTGGTGCTCGGTTCGGACATTTCCCGCTACGGAATCGGCACGGCTGGTGAAGTGACACAAGGTGCCGGCGCAGTCGCCATGATCATCAGCGCAGATCCGCGCATCCTTGCGCTGGAGAATGAAAGCAGCTATCTGACCGCCGATGTGATGGATTTTTGGAGACCCATCTACTCGGAAACGGCTTTCGTCGACGGTAAATATTCAAATGAGCAGTACATTTCGTTCTTCGTGAACGTTTGGGAAGACTTCAAAGCGAAATACGGCGCCACATTGGCTGATTTCGAAGCAATCTGTTTCCACCTGCCTTACACGAAAATGGGCATGAAAGCTCTGCGCGAAGTGCTCGATGAAGGTTCCGAGGCGGACCGTGAACGTCTGTTGGCGCATTACCGGACCAGCACTATCTACAACAGAATCGTCGGCAACATCTATACGGGGTCATTGTATCTGAGCCTGCTGTCCTTGCTGGAGCTCTCCGACGACCTGAAAGCGGGCGACAAAATCGGTCTCTTCAGTTACGGATCCGGAGCGGTCGGCGAGTTCTTCTCAGCCACGCTGCAGGACGGATTCAAGGAGGCTTTGGCCGCCGCTGAACACGGGAAAATGTTCGCCGGACGCGAAGAAGTTACCGTCAAAGAATATGAAGAGATTTTTTCCCGCGTTCTGCCTGTCGATGGTTCAAGCATCGAACTGGATGTGGACACAGACCCTGCAACCATCTGCATCGAAGGGATGGATTACAACAAACGCATCTATCTGAATAAAACACGTTGA
- a CDS encoding aspartate aminotransferase family protein, which yields MTGTTSVTETELRYQLPEIITAALPGEKAAAILARRSEAIPPSLTCVYPVAIAKAEGAIIEDVDGNRFLDWVGGVGVLNIGHRHPKVVEAVKEQENDYTHAMINILTSEKYIELAEKMNGIVPVKGFKKRTFFANSGAEAIENGVKVARAYTKRPNVIVFSGAFHGRTLLTTHMTAKKANSVGLGPFPDGIFRVDYPNLYRKPAYYTDDEAVAYYINRIKRAFDELTPASQVAAIVFEPVQGEGGFIPAPIEWVKAVRQICDENGIMMMTDEVQTGFGRTGKLFASSYYEEAGCAPDILCTAKSIAGGFPLSAIVARDEIVKGIGGGLIGGTFGGNSVSCAAALATIQVIEEENLCERSVELGAAYTARVEEWQQEYKEIGDVRGLGGMIGVEFIKDRLTKEPAPELVNALIQHCVQNGLIIENAGTYGNVVRFLAPLVMTDEQLEAGLAIFENAIDALCTKLA from the coding sequence ATGACAGGAACAACATCAGTAACAGAAACAGAATTGAGATACCAATTGCCGGAAATCATCACTGCGGCATTGCCGGGGGAAAAGGCAGCAGCGATTTTGGCACGGCGATCTGAAGCGATCCCTCCTTCTTTGACATGTGTCTACCCGGTTGCGATCGCGAAGGCAGAGGGCGCGATCATCGAGGACGTTGACGGTAACCGTTTTTTGGATTGGGTCGGAGGCGTAGGCGTTTTGAACATCGGCCACCGTCACCCGAAAGTCGTCGAAGCGGTCAAGGAGCAGGAGAACGATTATACCCATGCGATGATCAATATCCTTACGAGCGAAAAATATATCGAATTGGCTGAAAAGATGAACGGTATCGTGCCGGTGAAGGGTTTCAAGAAGCGGACGTTCTTTGCGAACAGCGGAGCGGAAGCGATTGAGAACGGCGTAAAGGTGGCGAGAGCCTACACGAAACGTCCGAATGTCATCGTCTTCTCTGGCGCATTCCATGGGCGTACGCTGCTGACGACGCACATGACCGCTAAAAAGGCCAACTCGGTCGGTTTAGGGCCGTTCCCGGATGGGATATTCCGTGTGGATTATCCAAATCTTTACCGCAAACCGGCCTACTACACGGATGATGAAGCAGTGGCCTACTACATCAACCGCATCAAACGCGCCTTTGATGAATTGACGCCGGCCAGCCAAGTCGCTGCCATCGTGTTCGAGCCGGTGCAAGGCGAGGGTGGCTTCATTCCGGCTCCGATCGAATGGGTCAAAGCTGTCCGTCAGATTTGTGATGAAAATGGCATCATGATGATGACCGATGAAGTGCAGACCGGATTCGGGCGCACGGGCAAACTGTTCGCATCTTCCTATTACGAAGAAGCCGGCTGTGCACCGGATATCTTGTGCACTGCAAAATCAATCGCAGGCGGGTTCCCGCTCAGCGCCATTGTTGCCCGTGACGAAATCGTCAAAGGCATCGGCGGTGGATTGATCGGCGGCACCTTCGGAGGCAATTCGGTTTCCTGTGCTGCGGCACTTGCGACGATTCAAGTCATCGAAGAAGAAAACCTCTGCGAACGTTCAGTGGAACTGGGTGCAGCTTACACTGCCCGCGTTGAGGAATGGCAACAGGAATACAAAGAAATCGGCGATGTGCGCGGATTGGGCGGCATGATCGGCGTCGAATTCATCAAAGACCGTTTGACTAAGGAACCTGCTCCGGAATTGGTGAATGCGTTGATCCAACATTGCGTTCAGAACGGCCTGATCATCGAAAATGCAGGCACCTACGGGAATGTGGTCCGTTTCCTGGCTCCGTTGGTCATGACGGATGAACAGTTGGAGGCTGGCCTTGCCATCTTTGAAAATGCAATCGACGCCTTGTGCACAAAGTTAGCATAA
- a CDS encoding PLP-dependent aminotransferase family protein: MVEWRLDQDRGMPLYQQLMQLIEEKIKAGDLVPGRALPAERKLAEELQVNRSTVIRALEELTTQGILIRKRGSGTFVNPNKWGMQTRPTINWRTSLTPDNLSVDTPYQRNVKQLLAQHRSREILDLGNGDLPKDLLPELKIPDISLGEMLHGEATFTKENRGITATRESVQKHLQTAYGMTVPLEEIFITSGTQQSLFLITQGLLKPGDAIGIEAPSYFYSLRLFQAAGLRIIPIPMDGEGMTVKGLQEASLQYPLKMIFLNPIFQNPTGTVMSPERKQAILDYCLLKRIPIVEDDAYGSFVFDETVDNRPLKSLDKRQQVLYLGSLSKFAGQHIRIGWMVGPAAIIRALADIRDQIDSGLSFLPQLLADHYLASEITDHLPIIVTALKERADKLQMWLRNKYGSEISFEPAKGGYHLYCHFPNKTDAEMDELLQELLEEKVVVKEGIQFGDQKNAVRFSFGHFLERSGM; the protein is encoded by the coding sequence ATGGTGGAGTGGAGACTGGATCAGGATAGGGGCATGCCGCTCTATCAACAGCTTATGCAGCTGATCGAAGAGAAGATAAAAGCCGGCGATTTGGTCCCCGGCAGAGCCTTGCCGGCGGAACGCAAGCTTGCGGAGGAACTGCAAGTCAACCGGTCGACCGTCATCCGGGCACTGGAAGAGCTGACGACGCAGGGGATCCTCATCCGCAAAAGGGGCAGCGGAACGTTCGTGAATCCGAACAAATGGGGGATGCAGACAAGGCCCACCATCAATTGGCGGACTTCCTTGACGCCGGATAATCTTTCGGTGGACACTCCTTACCAAAGGAACGTTAAACAGCTGTTGGCGCAGCACCGATCGCGTGAAATCCTGGATTTGGGGAATGGGGATTTGCCGAAGGACCTCTTGCCGGAACTGAAGATTCCGGATATTTCGCTGGGGGAAATGTTGCACGGAGAAGCGACCTTCACCAAGGAGAACCGAGGGATCACAGCGACGAGGGAAAGTGTCCAAAAACACCTGCAGACTGCGTACGGGATGACTGTCCCGCTGGAGGAAATCTTCATCACTTCGGGAACCCAACAATCATTGTTTTTGATTACGCAAGGGCTGTTGAAACCGGGCGATGCGATCGGCATCGAAGCCCCTTCTTATTTCTATTCTTTGCGATTATTTCAGGCTGCCGGTCTGCGGATCATTCCGATTCCGATGGATGGCGAGGGGATGACCGTCAAAGGGCTCCAGGAAGCTTCCTTGCAGTATCCTCTGAAGATGATTTTTCTGAATCCGATTTTCCAGAATCCGACAGGAACGGTCATGAGTCCGGAGCGGAAACAGGCCATCCTTGATTATTGTTTGCTGAAACGCATCCCGATTGTGGAGGATGATGCTTACGGCAGCTTTGTTTTTGATGAAACCGTCGATAACCGTCCGTTGAAGAGCCTGGATAAACGGCAACAAGTGCTGTATCTGGGGTCCTTGTCCAAATTTGCCGGCCAGCATATCCGCATCGGATGGATGGTTGGGCCAGCCGCCATTATCCGGGCATTGGCCGACATCCGCGATCAGATCGACTCCGGATTGAGCTTCTTGCCGCAACTGCTGGCAGACCATTATTTGGCGAGCGAAATCACTGACCATCTTCCGATCATCGTCACGGCTTTGAAGGAACGCGCCGACAAATTGCAGATGTGGCTCAGAAACAAATATGGATCGGAGATAAGTTTTGAGCCGGCAAAAGGCGGCTACCATCTTTATTGCCATTTCCCGAACAAAACCGATGCCGAGATGGATGAACTGCTTCAGGAATTGCTAGAAGAAAAAGTGGTCGTGAAGGAAGGCATCCAATTCGGTGACCAAAAAAATGCGGTCCGTTTCAGTTTCGGCCATTTTCTGGAGCGGAGCGGGATGTAA
- a CDS encoding iron-containing alcohol dehydrogenase, whose product MSPSAEIMDFEFYNPVRIAFGRDQVKKIDKFVPKDAKVLITYGGGSAKRSGTFDRIVEALGDREWGEFGGIPANPVFEYLMDAVEKIKTEGYTFLVAVGGGSVIDGTKFIAAASLFEGDPIDIFASGVGKGLPVEKAMPFGTVLTIPATSSEMNPITVVSFEELQAKVSIKNENLFPAFSILEPELTYTLPKRQLANGLSDSFVHVMENYLTYPVGAKLQDRWSEGILHTFIEIGQEVLADEEIDYNTRANFMWTVTNGFNGFTASGVPGDWSSHALGYEITALNGTDHARTLSVILPATMKVRKKEKWDKLLQYAERVWGADAGDEEARIDFGIQKTEEFFRSLEMPIRFSEIGIEETDIDYMVEQLEVHKRDRLSERADQTLDISRKIYEMAL is encoded by the coding sequence ATGTCACCGTCAGCTGAAATCATGGATTTTGAATTTTATAACCCTGTCCGGATCGCGTTCGGACGGGATCAGGTCAAAAAAATCGACAAATTTGTTCCTAAAGATGCAAAAGTACTGATCACCTACGGAGGCGGCAGCGCCAAACGCTCCGGCACCTTCGACCGTATCGTGGAGGCGCTGGGCGACAGGGAATGGGGCGAGTTCGGCGGCATTCCGGCGAATCCGGTATTTGAATACCTGATGGATGCTGTTGAGAAGATCAAAACGGAAGGCTACACCTTCCTCGTCGCGGTGGGCGGCGGATCGGTCATCGACGGCACGAAATTCATCGCGGCCGCAAGCCTGTTTGAAGGAGACCCGATCGATATCTTCGCAAGCGGCGTCGGCAAAGGGCTGCCGGTTGAAAAGGCTATGCCTTTCGGGACGGTATTGACGATTCCCGCGACTTCTTCGGAAATGAACCCGATCACTGTAGTCAGCTTTGAGGAATTGCAGGCAAAGGTGAGTATCAAAAACGAGAACCTCTTTCCGGCTTTTTCGATTCTGGAACCCGAATTGACTTACACTTTGCCGAAAAGGCAATTGGCGAACGGCCTCTCTGATTCCTTTGTCCATGTCATGGAGAACTATTTGACCTATCCTGTCGGTGCAAAGCTGCAGGATCGCTGGTCTGAAGGCATTTTGCATACTTTCATCGAAATCGGGCAGGAAGTCCTGGCGGATGAGGAGATTGATTACAACACGCGGGCGAATTTCATGTGGACTGTCACGAACGGCTTCAACGGATTCACAGCTTCCGGGGTGCCGGGGGACTGGTCCAGCCATGCCTTGGGCTACGAAATCACCGCATTGAACGGTACCGATCATGCCCGTACACTTTCGGTCATCTTGCCTGCCACCATGAAGGTACGCAAAAAGGAAAAATGGGATAAGCTGCTGCAGTACGCAGAGCGCGTATGGGGTGCCGATGCCGGTGATGAAGAAGCGCGGATTGATTTTGGCATCCAAAAAACTGAGGAATTCTTCCGTTCGTTGGAAATGCCGATCCGCTTCAGTGAAATCGGCATCGAAGAGACGGACATCGACTACATGGTTGAACAACTGGAAGTCCACAAGCGCGATCGCCTTTCGGAACGCGCTGACCAGACACTGGATATCAGCAGAAAAATCTACGAAATGGCACTTTGA
- the thrC gene encoding threonine synthase gives MTTYHSTRNAEKTLTASQAILQGIAPDGGLYVPDHIPALDIALDRLADMTYQELAYEVMKNFFDDFTEEELKHCVNAAYDDKFDDSSIVPLVKAGGHHYLELFHGPTIAFKDMALSILPHLLTTSAKKNGSTKEIVILTATSGDTGKAALVGFADVPNTRIIVFYPKNGVSAIQEKQMVTQKGDNTFVVAIDGNFDDAQTNVKNMFGNADLAARLDEAGFQFSSANSINIGRLIPQVVYYVYAYGQMVKQGAIAAGEPMNVVVPTGNFGNILAAYFAKQMGLPIQKLIIASNENKVLVDFFETGAYDRNRDFILTTSPSMDILVSSNLERLLYLMADESTEAVQTFMDQLKEIGRYEVTEAMKEKAKDFYADYATEEEVAAQIAALYHAEGYVIDPHTAVAAHVANTYVAETDDHTPIIIASTASPYKFPQAVLTAIDPEFSDDSMEEMLDRLRELSGVAFPAAIEELLHAEVRHNTVVASDEMQKSVESILGLN, from the coding sequence GTGACGACCTATCATAGCACACGAAATGCAGAAAAAACACTGACGGCTTCACAAGCAATATTACAAGGGATAGCGCCAGACGGCGGATTGTACGTACCCGATCACATTCCGGCTCTGGACATCGCGTTGGATCGCCTGGCCGACATGACTTACCAAGAATTAGCCTACGAAGTAATGAAAAACTTTTTTGACGACTTCACTGAAGAAGAATTGAAACATTGCGTCAACGCAGCCTATGATGACAAATTTGACGATTCCAGCATCGTCCCGTTGGTGAAAGCCGGCGGACACCACTACCTGGAATTGTTCCATGGCCCGACCATCGCCTTCAAGGATATGGCCCTTTCCATTTTGCCGCACTTGTTGACGACTTCAGCCAAGAAGAACGGCAGCACGAAAGAAATCGTGATCCTGACAGCTACTTCCGGCGATACCGGAAAAGCGGCTTTGGTCGGATTTGCGGATGTGCCGAACACACGCATCATCGTCTTCTATCCTAAGAACGGCGTCAGCGCCATCCAGGAAAAACAGATGGTGACGCAAAAAGGCGACAACACATTTGTTGTGGCAATCGACGGAAACTTCGATGACGCACAGACGAACGTCAAAAACATGTTCGGAAACGCAGATTTGGCTGCACGTTTGGATGAAGCAGGATTCCAATTCTCCTCTGCGAACTCCATCAACATCGGCCGTCTGATTCCGCAAGTGGTCTACTACGTCTATGCATACGGCCAAATGGTGAAACAAGGCGCCATCGCTGCCGGCGAACCGATGAACGTTGTTGTCCCTACCGGCAACTTCGGGAACATCTTGGCTGCCTACTTCGCTAAACAAATGGGCTTACCGATCCAAAAACTGATCATCGCTTCAAACGAAAACAAAGTCTTGGTCGATTTCTTTGAAACAGGCGCTTATGACCGCAACCGCGACTTCATTTTGACGACTTCCCCATCCATGGATATCCTGGTTTCCAGCAACTTGGAGCGCCTGTTGTACCTGATGGCCGACGAAAGTACGGAAGCAGTCCAAACGTTCATGGACCAATTGAAGGAAATTGGCCGCTACGAAGTGACGGAAGCAATGAAGGAAAAAGCAAAAGATTTCTATGCAGACTACGCGACTGAAGAAGAAGTGGCGGCACAGATCGCTGCGCTTTATCATGCTGAAGGCTATGTCATCGACCCGCACACAGCTGTGGCGGCGCATGTTGCCAACACTTATGTAGCCGAAACCGATGATCACACACCAATCATCATCGCGTCGACTGCCAGCCCGTATAAATTCCCGCAAGCCGTCCTAACTGCCATCGATCCCGAGTTTTCGGATGATTCCATGGAAGAAATGTTGGACCGGCTGAGAGAATTGAGCGGCGTCGCTTTCCCGGCAGCAATCGAGGAATTATTGCATGCGGAAGTTCGCCACAACACCGTTGTCGCTTCCGACGAAATGCAGAAGAGCGTCGAGTCCATCCTAGGCTTGAACTGA
- a CDS encoding YaiI/YqxD family protein, translated as MNILIDGDACPVKDIIIEEAIKREIPVTIVTSFAHYSNAPHPPGVKTVYVDSGADAADFKIIQLAHRGDLLVTQDYGLASLALPKGLTVLHHKGFAYDNSNMERLLEDRYMSAMVRKSGKRTKGPKPFTDADRHKFRKLLISKLQET; from the coding sequence ATGAATATACTGATCGACGGGGATGCTTGTCCCGTAAAAGACATCATCATCGAAGAAGCCATCAAACGCGAAATACCGGTCACGATCGTCACCAGCTTTGCCCACTACTCCAATGCGCCCCACCCGCCCGGAGTGAAGACGGTCTACGTCGATTCCGGTGCCGATGCAGCTGATTTCAAAATCATCCAGCTCGCGCACAGAGGCGATCTGCTGGTCACGCAGGACTACGGTTTGGCCTCACTCGCTTTGCCGAAAGGGCTGACCGTCCTCCATCACAAAGGCTTTGCCTACGACAACAGCAATATGGAACGGCTGCTTGAGGACCGCTATATGAGTGCGATGGTCCGTAAAAGCGGCAAACGCACAAAAGGTCCGAAGCCATTCACGGACGCGGATCGGCACAAGTTCCGGAAACTGCTCATTTCCAAGCTGCAAGAAACCTAA